A single genomic interval of Homo sapiens chromosome 7, GRCh38.p14 Primary Assembly harbors:
- the CHLSN gene encoding protein cholesin isoform c (isoform c is encoded by transcript variant 8) produces the protein MDEDRKAGQSPSASDSGSVTEIRNIISVKGEAVLRPGLDAEPELSPEEQRVLERKLKKERKKEERQRLREAGLVAQHPPARRSGAELALDYLCRWAQKHKNWRFQKTRQTWLLLHMYDSDKVPDEHFSTLLAYLEGLQGRARELTVQKAEALMRELDEEGSDPPLPGRAQRIRQVLQLLS, from the exons ATGGATGAAGACAGGAAGGCTGGGCAGAGCCCTTCAGCTTCCGACTCTGGTTCAGTCACTGAAATCCGCAATATCATCTCTGTCAAG GGCGAAGCTGTGCTCAGGCCCGGGCTGGACGCAGAGCCAGAGCTGTCCCCAGAGGAGCAGAGGGTCCTGGAAAGGAAGCTGAAAAAGGAACggaagaaagaggagaggcaGCGTCTGCGGGAGGCAGGCCTTGTGGCCCAGCACCCGCCTGCCAGGCGCTCGGGGGCCGAACTGGCCCTGGACTACCTCTGCAG ATGGGCCCAAAAGCACAAGAACTGGAGGTTTCAGAAGACGAGGCAGACGTGGCTCCTGCTGCACATGTATGACAGTGACAAG GTTCCCGATGAGCACTTCTCCACCCTGCTGGCCTACCTGGAGGGGCTGCAGGGCCGGGCCCGAGAGCTGACGGTGCAGAAGGCGGAAGCCCTGATGCGGGAGCTGGATGAGGAGGGCTCTGATCCCCCCCTGCCGGGGAGGGCCCAGCGCATCCGACAGGTGCTGCAGCTGCTCTCCTAG
- the CHLSN gene encoding protein cholesin isoform g (isoform g is encoded by transcript variant 19), producing the protein MTVTRCVPDEHFSTLLAYLEGLQGRARELTVQKAEALMRELDEEGSDPPLPGRAQRIRQVLQLLS; encoded by the exons ATGACAGTGACAAGGTGT GTTCCCGATGAGCACTTCTCCACCCTGCTGGCCTACCTGGAGGGGCTGCAGGGCCGGGCCCGAGAGCTGACGGTGCAGAAGGCGGAAGCCCTGATGCGGGAGCTGGATGAGGAGGGCTCTGATCCCCCCCTGCCGGGGAGGGCCCAGCGCATCCGACAGGTGCTGCAGCTGCTCTCCTAG